From a region of the Dictyostelium discoideum AX4 chromosome 2 chromosome, whole genome shotgun sequence genome:
- a CDS encoding glycoside hydrolase family 47 protein, with protein MFYHGYDNYIKYSFPKDELNPISCSGTNTFGDYALTFIDSLDALVVLGDLKEFERAIKWVSENIRFDKNLTVSVFETNIRVLGGLLSAHLLAEEHLQPNSYDGSLLPLAKDLGDRLLKAFETPTGIPYGAVNLKYGVPSGEIAITSTASATTFSLEFGILSRLTNDRKYDDAARKAVRSIWKYRSDLELVGNHINIINGEWTIKEAGIGTGVDSFYEYLYKSAIYFDDDEYLSLFEKNYKLINKYIKKDPWYVDVSIDRASIVWPIYNSLQSFWPGIQSMYGDYENAFSTIKSFHIVWRRYGFIPEGYNLLSGNVQPGQKGYPLRPELAESLYHMYQTNKDPIFIRMAKDLVWTISNVTTTKCGHANILDVESHQLDDRMESFFLSETCKYLFLLFNSIDNYNGTDIHSDSTTYSNPNPIDIENSIFNTEGHIFPMQSRFFKKFTTTTNDISDINLIKKENNNNNSNKEKDIIKNNNNNNNNNNNNNNNQKNKNNKNNNEEDNFSVNKINDNVNDNEKKEVVKVNNNNNNNNNNNNNNNNNNNNNNNNNNNNNNNNNNNNNNNNNNNKKNNNNNNNLLLSYDSTLEKANWTCEPLPFLRRISSGTFQFIGGPQDIEWFEDKKIRDAMFDLTT; from the coding sequence ATGTTTTATCATGGATatgataattatattaaatatagttTTCCAAAGGATGAATTAAATCCAATAAGTTGTAGTGGTACCAATACATTTGGAGATTATGCATTAACGTTTATAGATAGTTTAGATGCATTAGTAGTTTTAGgagatttaaaagaatttgaaagaGCAATTAAATGGGTATCAGAGAATATTAGATTTGATAAGAATTTAACGGTATCAGTATTTGAAACGAATATTCGTGTTTTAGGTGGACTATTATCAGCACATTTATTAGCAGAGGAACATTTACAACCAAATAGTTATGATGgttcattattaccattagcAAAGGATTTAGGTGATAGATTATTGAAAGCATTTGAAACACCAACTGGTATACCGTATGGTGCTGTCAATCTAAAGTATGGTGTGCCCAGTGGTGAAATTGCAATTACAAGTACAGCTTCAGCAACCACATTCTCATTAGAGTTTGGAATATTATCGCGACTTACAAATGACAGGAAATATGATGATGCCGCAAGAAAGGCTGTTAGGTCAATTTGGAAGTATAGGTCGGATTTGGAGTTGGTGGGTAATcatatcaatatcatcaatgGTGAGTGGACGATTAAGGAAGCGGGCATTGGTACAGGTGTGGACTCATTCTATGAGTACCTCTACAAATCGGCAATCTATttcgatgatgatgaatatttAAGTTTATTCGAGAAGAATTACAAGTTAATCAATAAATACATTAAAAAGGACCCATGGTATGTCGATGTTTCAATTGATCGTGCATCCATAGTTTGGCCAATCTACAATAGTTTACAATCGTTTTGGCCCGGTATTCAATCGATGTATGGTGATTATGAGAATGCTTTCTCtacaattaaatcatttcatATCGTGTGGCGTCGTTATGGTTTCATACCTGAGGGTTATAATCTATTGTCTGGCAATGTTCAACCTGGTCAAAAGGGGTACCCACTCAGACCTGAATTGGCTGAATCTTTATATCACATGTATCAAACTAACAAGGATCCAATATTCATTAGAATGGCAAAAGATTTGGTTTGGACAATCTCCAATGTAACCACAACCAAATGTGGTCATGCCAATATACTCGATGTTGAATCTCATCAATTGGATGATCGTATGGaatctttctttctttcagAAACTTGTAAATACCTTTTCTTACTATTCAATAGTATAGATAACTATAATGGAACTGATATTCATAGTGATTCAACAACCTATTCAAATCCTAATCCAATcgatattgaaaattcaatattcAATACCGAAGGTCATATATTTCCAATGCAAtcaagattttttaaaaaatttacaacCACTACTAATGATATTTCcgatataaatttaattaaaaaagaaaataataataataatagtaataaagaaaaagatattattaaaaataataataataataataataataataataataataacaataatcaaaaaaataaaaataataaaaataataatgaagaagataATTTTAgtgttaataaaataaacgaTAAtgtaaatgataatgaaaaaaaagaagttgtaaaagtaaataataataataataataataataataataataataataataataataataataataataataataataataataataataataataataataataataataataataataataataataataataataaaaaaaataataataataataataatttactattAAGTTACGATAGTACTTTAGAAAAAGCAAATTGGACTTGCGAaccattaccatttttaAGAAGAATATCATCTGGTACTTTCCAATTTATTGGGGGTCCTCAAGATATTGAATGGTTTGAAGATAAAAAGATCAGAGATGCGATGTTTGATCTTacaacttaa
- the prp19 gene encoding WD40 repeat-containing protein, with translation MICAISGSTTEEPVISTKTGNVYEKRLIEKYIDTNGKEPTTGEPLGLSDLITVKIGKTVKPRPTTATSIPSMLQLFQNEWDSLMLETFTLKQQHETVRQELAHSMYQYDAACRVIARLVKERDAARSALANARNIVQQQQQQTNNNNNNNNNKDVEMSSASTPSSSEDNLLDSTIYKRIAEKSEELIKTRKERTHQSLAEPDAIKQFKVSANVETDCQIKSLEVNSQDNNLIAMGGINGNVYVYSRETNELCTAIKGTSSAPINKVLFAPNNTIVSAGSDAVIRVVKGGESPSKKTYTQYKSTYQFAHKASVTDISLHVLGDYIISSSLDKSLNMYDIVNGTHLTSFGQSQQLCYTSVAFHPDGMFFAAGTQNGVVKIFDLKSKVNSFNFQGLSTAVNCISFSENGYYLTAADNNTVKLFDLRKAATKNSPDIQTITLDNQQIKSINFDYSSQYLGVASSNQINLYSCKSKQKPPISSIHSIDSDCLDFKWARPNSNFFVTSSSSKNIVNIFSN, from the exons atgatATGTGCAA tttcgGGTTCAACAACAGAAGAACCAGTAATTTCAACAAAAACTGGAAATGTTTATGAAAAAAGATTGATTGAAAAATATATAGATACAAATGGTAAAGAGCCAACAACCGGTGAACCATTAGGTTTGAGTGATTTAATCACTGTAAAGATTGGAAAAACAGTAAAGCCAAGACCAACCACTGCCACTAGTATTCCAAGTATGTTGCAATTGTTTCAAAATGAATGGGATTCTTTAATGTTGGAAACCTTCACATTGAAACAACAACATGAAACTGTTCGTCAAGAGTTGGCACATTCAATGTATCAATATGATGCTGCCTGTAGAGTAATCGCTAGATTAGTTAAAGAAAGAGATGCTGCAAGATCTGCTTTAGCAAACGCTCGTAATATagtacaacaacaacaacaacaaacaaataacaacaacaacaacaacaataataaagatgTTGAAATGTCATCAGcatcaacaccatcatcatcagaagATAATTTATTAGACTCAACAATTTATAAGAGAATTGCTGAAAAATctgaagaattaattaaaactagAAAAGAAAGAACTCATCAAAGTTTAGCAGAACCAGATGctattaaacaatttaaagtCTCTGCCAATGTTGAAACTGATTGTCAAATTAAGAGCTTGGAAGTAAACAGCCAAGACAATAATTTGATAGCAATGGGTGGTATCAATGGTAATGTCTACGTTTATTCACGTGAAACCAATGAACTTTGTACAGCTATTAAAGGAACAAGTTCTGCACCAATAAATAAAGTATTGTTTGCTCCAAACAATACCATAGTTTCAGCAGGCTCCGATGCAGTGATCAGAGTTGTAAAAGGTGGTGAAAGTCCATCTAAAAAGACCTACACTCAATATAAATCCACTTATCAATTCGCCCATAAAGCTAGTGTCACCGATATATCGTTACATGTATTGGGAGATTATATAATTTCATCTTCACTCGATAAATCATTGAATATGTACGATATTGTCAATGGAACTCATTTGACTAGCTTTGGTCAATCTCAACAACTTTGTTACACTAGTGTCGCCTTCCACCCAGATGGTATGTTTTTCGCAGCCGGTACTCAAAATGGTGTGGTCAAAATCTTTGATCTCAAGAGTAAAGTAAACAGTTTCAACTTTCAAGGTCTTTCAACCGCTGTCAATTGTATCTCCTTCTCTGAGAATGGTTACTATTTAACCGCAGCCGATAATAACACTGTGAAATTATTTGATCTTCGTAAAGCTGCCACTAAAAACTCACCAGATATTCAAACCATCACTTTGGATaatcaacaaattaaatCTATCAATTTCGATTACTCTAGCCAATATCTTGGTGTAGCATCTTCCAATCAAATCAATCTTTACAGTTGcaaatcaaaacaaaaaccACCAATCTCTTCTAttcattcaattgattcagaTTGTTTAGACTTTAAATGGGCAAgaccaaattcaaatttcttTGTaacttcttcctcttctaaAAATATTGTCAATATCTTTtccaactaa
- the tfdp2 gene encoding transcription factor E2F/dimerisation partner family protein (Similar to TDP), which yields MESTNQSQIANIPSSTASTINNNKNNNNNNNNNNNNNNNNNNNNNNNNNNNNNNNNNNNNNNNNNQSNSQHDDTINNTQEIEDESPSQSPTYPNNSNNNNINSTSTNNNNNNNHNNNINSNSINEANNKLNESDDLNNSTFVNNLLTSLKTRSQSDLKQFQQQQQQQQQQQQQQQQQQQNNNNINSHSPILSSQHSFSIPNQPIITPTQSQYINNSRNMQFDINDVHPEYFYSQLNSITQNNNNNNNNNNNNNNNNNVNNNNVNNNLSNQNNESEINNTASSSKKRSSSSLNTNNNNNNTNNSNNNNNNNNNNNNNNNNNNNNNNNNNNNNNNNNNLSNDENDMDDKAKDEKSKGLRYLSYKVCQKVQSKKTTSYVEVSNELLSEYIEENRRNMGAGVSDASFKTNTVKRRIYDVLNVFQAMNIITKDKQKISWVGLPSGLPSQQLQQLRNSQEDNNNNNSNNNSNNTNNNNNNNNNNNNNNNNNNNNNNNNNNNNNSTITPTPVIQTNQSIAKQLEDIKERIQAKKKQLKDLNQQEKDYQELHSRNTLLEQRKDQSLKNKIFLPFIVLSTQNSTVIDCEVENERSKYFFNFSQSFNIIDDDSLVKSVLENPLSNNPSLGNNLPTTITNRSLSTPILPSQVSNEPKSNGRKKRKKDD from the exons atggagAGTACAAATCAATCACAAATCGCAAATATCCCTTCTTCTACTGCTTcaactattaataataataaaaataataataataataataataataataataataataataataataataataataataataataataataataataataataataataataataataataataataataataataataataaccaaagTAATAGCCAGCATGATGacacaattaataatacacaAGAAATTGAAGACGAATCTCCTTCCCAATCACCTACATATcccaataatagtaataataataatattaactcCACttccaccaacaacaacaacaacaacaaccacaataataatatcaatagtaATAGCATTAATGAGGCTAATaacaaattaaatgaatccgatgatttaaataattcaacatttgtaaataatcttttaacAAGTTTAAAAACTAGATCCCAAAGTGATCTAAAgcaatttcaacaacaacaacaacaacaacaacaacaacaacaacaacaacaacaacaacaacaaaacaataacaatattaatagtcATTCACCAATATTATCATCACAGCATTCCTTTTCAATTCCAAATCAACCAATCATCACTCCAACACAGTCACAATATATAAACAATAGTAGGAATATGCAATTCGATATAAATGATGTACATCCAGAGTATTTTTATTCTCAATTAAATAGTATcactcaaaataataataataataataataataataataataataataataataataatgttaataataataatgttaataataatttatcaaaccaaaataatgaatcagaaattaataatactgCTTCCAGCAGTAAAAAAAGAAGTAGCAGTAGtttaaatactaataataacaataataatactaataatagcaataataataataataataataataataataataataataataataataataataataataataataataataataataataataataataataataatttaagtaatgatgaaaatgatatggACGATAAAGCAAAagatgaaaaatcaaaaggtTTAAGATATTTAAGTTATAAAGTTTGCCAAAAGGTTCAATCTAAAAAGACTACATCTTATGTGGAG gtttccAATGAATTATTAAGCGAATATATTGAAGAGAATAGAAGAAATATGGGTGCAGGTGTTAGTGATGCtagttttaaaacaaatacagTAAAGAGAAGAATCTATGAcgttttaaatgtttttcaaGCAATGAATATCATTACTAAAGATAAACAAAAGATTAGTTGGGTTGGTTTACCATCTGGACTACCAtcacaacaactacaacaattAAGAAATAGTCAAGAagataataacaacaataatagtaacaataatagcaataacacaaataataataataataataataataataataataataataataataataataataataataataataataataataataataataattctacaATTACTCCAACACCAGTTATACAAACTAATCAATCAATTGCAAAACAATTGGAGGATATAAAAGAAAGAATTCAAGCaaagaaaaaacaattaaaagatttgaatcaacaagaaaaagattACCAAGAATTACATTCAAGAAACACTTTATTAGAACAAAGAAAAGATCaatcattgaaaaataaaatattcttACCATTCATTGTATTGAGTACTCAAAATTCAACAGTAATCGATTGTGAAGTAGAGAATGAACGTTCGAAatactttttcaatttctctcaatcttttaatatcattgatgatgattcattGGTCAAAAGTGTTTTGGAGAATCCACTTTCAAATAACCCTTCATTGGGTAACAATTTACCAACTACAATCACAAATAGATCACTTTCAACTCCTATATTACCTTCTCAAGTTTCAAATGAACCCAAATCAAATggtagaaaaaaaagaaaaaaagatgatTAA
- a CDS encoding mitochondrial matrix Mmp37 family protein has product MIRNLTLLSKSSLDPKCLILKHSNKNLNNYFKQITFRYYSKTNPIIKQQNHNNINNYNNTTPETQERINELLKLFPPIKYGFAYGSGVISQKGYNRNGDGSTSTENPSKKEEQSPMIDLIFAVENSTKWHSLNLVNNQSHYSFLGLMGAHIVAKVQYMNAKIYFNTLLEHNGIKFKYGVIEYKDLIDDLKNWKTLYLSGRMQKPIFNLPTSSTEGLKEIQEINSEYNLKNAVITSLLMLPETFTEYDLYHTISKLSYSGDIRMKGAENPMKTHNIVINNIDGFRSLYFPIINDHLTQYLNVILENGDEVNSSLILSQNNNNKNNNKNETTTTAAPKMVTFKSKQDPMNYLNLLMMLPGSIKSTMLKEVRNNMKLMKSDEKIDPTILHNLIFMIVSKSSFAQTVKGVFTAGISKSLNYMKLKLKKNKK; this is encoded by the exons ATGATAAGGAATTTaactttattatcaaaaagtTCATTAGATCCAAAATGTTTAATCTTAAAACATTCAAACAAAAACCtcaataattatttcaaacAAATAACATTTCGTTATTATAGTAAAACCAACCCAATCattaaacaacaaaatcataataatattaataactataataatacaacaccAGAAACTCAAGAaagaattaatgaattattaaaattattccCTCCAATAAAGTATGGATTTGCATATGGTTCAGGTGTAATTTCACAAAAAGGTTACAATAGAAATGGTGATGGATCAACCTCAACTGAAAATCcatcaaaaaaagaagaacaatcaccaatgattgatttaatatttgctGTTGAAAACTCAACTAAATGGCATTCTCTCAATCTtgtaaataatcaatcacATTATTCTTTTCTTGGTTTGATGGGTGCTCATATAGTTGCAAAAGTTCAATATATGAATgctaaaatttattttaatacatTATTAGAACATAATGGAATT aaatttaaatatggTGTTATTGaatataaagatttaatagaTGATTTAAAGAATTGGAAAACATTATATTTATCAGGTAGAATGCAAAAaccaattttcaatttaCCAACATCAAGTACAGAAGGATTGAAAGAGATTCAAGAGATTAATAgtgaatataatttaaaaaatgctGTAATCAcatcattattaatgttaCCTGAAACATTTACAGAGTATGATCTTTATCATACAATCTCAAAACTATCCTATAGTGGTGATATAAGAATGAAAGGTGCTGAAAATCCAATGAAAACTCATAATAtcgtaattaataatattgatggtTTTAGATCATTATATTTCCCAATCATTAATGATCATTTAactcaatatttaaatgtaatCTTAGAAAATGGTGATGAAGTTAATTcaagtttaattttatcacaaaataataataataaaaataataataaaaatgagacaacaacaacagcagcaccAAAAATGGTTACATTCAAATCAAAACAAGATccaatgaattatttaaatttattaatgatgCTACCAGGAAgtattaaatcaacaatgTTAAAAGAAGTTAGAAATAatatgaaattgatgaaatcTGATGAAAAAATTGATCCAACAATACTTcacaatttaatatttatgatTGTTTCAAAAAGTAGTTTCGCTCAAACAGTAAAAGGTGTTTTTACTGCTGGTATTTCAAAATCCTTAAAttatatgaaattaaaattaaaaaaaaataaaaaataa
- a CDS encoding hypothetical protein (SUC1-SUCROSE PROTON SYMPORTER) gives MTYNNSNSKNKIKNKYYKQEDETINEDENDIKEEEEEEEEKEEKEGNINNNNNSNKINIEKDTNFIDKTNLGNGEGDSGGGGGDSGGGCGGGGNDDGKEKKNKLKANEHAPKILSSYSISSSCGNPHHSETSTTPKQPMTTTTTTTTASTANSLSSLNTSSSLGASSSGILNTSNENTPIIGGVLKIDNEILLNSGHKKTLPLFNLICLTICFLGVQFGWALQIAFSTPLFLELGVEQKWVSYIWLAGPISGLIVQPLVGVITDRSECRFGRRKPFILIGSVFISIGLVLISNAETFGSYFGDSEQKKSIAISIAIVGFWILDLSNNAVQAPCRALLVDIAAPSQQSLGSSLFSLMLGTGNLLGYMMGSIDLVRMVPFMKTDTRALFTLSIMVLLFCVVMTLGFVTEEQYIRVNEDQSVENPLKTMFKGIVKMPTYLQRLCAVQFFSWIGWFSFVLFITTWVGVNVFGGDPNAPEYSDSRILFQDGVRWGSLSLTISSGITIAVSLLIPFLVKFIDMKYIYIGGNLLQCIFFALFYFVESKIGSLLLIASTGIPWAIVMILPFSIVGMGVEDNESSGLNIGTLNIFVVVPQMVVSLGIGLILDLSKGNVVYSLLTGSVASFFATLFCFRIIIPKHHGHPIGDIEEIHFNIENNNSGNKYSPMYKSDNNNNNNTNNNNNNNNNNNNNNNNNNNNNNNNFNNNNNNNSDNNNNNQSIINNNKIDNNKSPNQKDIEPILNLNDSYQVNQSQQSYSNY, from the exons ATGacatataataatagtaatagtaaaaataaaataaaaaataaatattataagcAAGAAGATGAAACAAtaaatgaagatgaaaatgatattaaagaagaagaagaagaagaagaggaaaaagaagaaaaagaaggaaatattaataataacaataatagcaataaaaTCAACATTGAAAAAGACACCAATTTTATAGATAAAACAAATCTTGGAAATGGTGAAGGAGATAGTGGTGGTGGGGGTGGTGATAGTGGTGGTGGATGtggaggtggtggtaatgatgatggaaaggaaaaaaaaaataaattaaaggcAAATGAACATGCTccaaaaatattatcatcatatTCAATTTCAAGTAGTTGTGGTAACCCTCATCATTCTGAAACATCCACCACTCCAAAACAACCAATGacaactacaaccacaacaacaacagctaGTACGGCAAattcattatcttcattaAATACATCAAGTTCATTAGGGGCAAGTAGTAGTGGAATTTTAAATACCTCAAATGAAAATACACCAATAATTGGtggtgttttaaaaattgataacgaaattttattaaattctggTCATAAGAAaacattaccattatttaatttaatttgtttaacaatttgttttttaggTGTCCAATTTGGAT gggcATTACAAATTGCATTTAGTAcaccattatttttagagTTAGGAGTTGAACAAAAATGGGTATCATATATTTGGTTAGCAGGTCCAATATCAGGATTAATTGTCCAACCTTTGGTAGGTGTAATAACAGATAGGTCAGAATGTAGATTTGGAAGAAGGAAACCattcattttaattggttcagtatttatatcaattggtttagttttaatttcaaacgCAGAAACATTTGGTTCATATTTTGGTGATTCAGaacaaaagaaatcaattgcAATTTCAATAGCT attgttGGATTTTGGATAttagatttatcaaataatgcAGTTCAAGCACCATGTAGAGCATTATTAGTTGATATTGCAGCACCATCTCAACAAAGTTTAGGTagttcattattttcattgatGTTGGGTACTGGTAATTTATTAGGATATATGATGGGTTCAATTGATTTGGTTAGAATGGTTCCATTTATGAAGACAGATACGAGAGCATTATTTACACTATCAATtatggtattattattttgtgtaGTGATGACATTAGGGTTTGTAACAGAGGAACAATATATTAGGGTAAATGAAGATCAATCAGTTGAAAACCCATTAAAGACAATGTTTAAGGGTATTGTTAAAATGCCCACATATTTACAAAGATTATGTGCCGTTCAATTCTTTTCATGGATTGGGTGGTTTTCGTTTGTACTTTTCATTACAACTTGGGTTGGCGTAAATGTTTTCGGTGGTGATCCAAATGCACCCGAGTATTCAGATTCAAGGATATTATTTCAAGATGGTGTTCGTTGGggttcattatcattaacgATTAGTAGTGGAATAACGATTGCAGTTTCATTGTTAATACCGTTTTTAGTGAAGTTCATAGATATGAAATACATTTATATTGGTGGTAATCTTTTACAATGTATTTTCTTTgcattgttttattttgttgaatcgaaaattggttcattactattaattgCATCAACTGGTATTCCATGGGCTATTGTTATgattttaccattttcaattgtagGTATGGGTgttgaagataatgaaaGTAGTGGTCTCAATATTGGTACATTAAATATATTCGTTGTAGTTCCACAAATGGTAGTATCTTTAGGTAttggtttaattttagatttatcaaAAGGAAATGTGGTTTATTCATTATTGACCGGTTCCGTTGCTTCCTTCTTTGCAACCTTATTTTGTTttagaataataataccaaaacATCATGGTCATCCAATTGGTGATATTGAagaaattcattttaatatagaaaataataattcaggAAATAAATATTCACCAATGTATAAatctgataataataataataataatactaataataataataataataataataataataataataataataataataataataataataataataataattttaataataataataataacaatagtgataataataataataatcaatcaataattaataataataaaatcgaTAACAATAAAAGCCCTAAtcaaaaagatattgaaccaatattaaatttaaatgatagtTATCAAGTTAACCAAAGCCAACAATcttattcaaattattaa